Proteins from a genomic interval of Equus quagga isolate Etosha38 chromosome 11, UCLA_HA_Equagga_1.0, whole genome shotgun sequence:
- the SLC16A3 gene encoding monocarboxylate transporter 4 isoform X2, which translates to MGQGGHVDAEWRVQAWRRGPGACSSLHCLLAPPHCPRSLPESWFTAHRRWAETRASVGSGAGWTEQAPGLRTVLPSPHLHREADSLLGTASIWDVQRALLAMGGAVVDEGPTGIKAPDGGWGWAVLLGCFVITGFSYAFPKAVSVFFKELIREFGIGYSDTAWISSILLAMLYGTGPLCSVCVNRFGCRPVMLAGGLLASLGMVSASFCGSIIQLYLTTGVITGLGLALNFQPSLIMLNRYFNKRRPMANGLAAAGSPVFLCALSPLGQLLQDHYGWRGGFLILGGLLLNCCVCAALMRPLEAPKPGSRPGPQRPSRRLLDLSVFRDRGFVIYAVAASIMVLGLFVPPVFVVSYAKDLGVPDTQAAFLLTILGFIDIFARPTAGFITGLKKVRPYSVYLFSFAMFFNGFTDLTGSTASDYGGLVVFCIFFGISYGMVGALQFEVLMAIVGTHKFSSAIGLVLLLEAVAVLIGPPSGGKLLDATHVYQYVFLLAGAEVVTSSFVLVLGNFFCIGRRPKAAAEEEEHHKPPPDADVRVDSREVEHFLKAEPEKNGEVVHTPETSV; encoded by the exons ATGGGACAAGGTGGCCACGTGGACGCAGAGTGGAGGGTccaggcctggaggagagggcctggggcctgctccagcctccactgcctcctggcccctcctcaTTGCCCTCGGAGTCTTCCAG AGAGCTGGTTTACAGCGCACCGCCGGTGGGCAGAGACCCGTGCTTCTGTGGGCAGCGGAGCAGGCTGGACTGAACAAGCCCCAGGTCTCAGGActgtcctcccttccccacacctGCATCGGGAGGCAGACTCTCTCCTTGGAACAGCTTCTATCTG ggACGTGCAACGAGCCCTCCTGGCCATGGGAGGGGCCGTGGTTGACGAGGGCCCGACTGGCATCAAGGCTCCggatgggggctggggctgggcggTCCTCTTGGGCTGTTTTGTCATCACGGGCTTCTCGTACGCCTTCCCCAAGGCGGTCAGTGTCTTCTTCAAGGAGCTCATACGTGAGTTTGGGATCGGCTACAGTGACACAGCCTGGATCTCCTCCATCCTGCTGGCCATGTTGTACGGGACAG GCCCGCTCTGCAGCGTGTGTGTGAATCGCTTTGGCTGCCGGCCCGTCATGCTTGCGGGAGGCCTGCTGGCGTCCCTGGGCATGGTGTCTGCGTCCTTCTGCGGAAGCATCATCCAGCTCTACCTCACCACGGGGGTCATTACCG GCTTGGGTTTGGCGCTCAACTTCCAGCCCTCCCTCATCATGCTCAACCGCTACTTTAACAAGCGGCGCCCCATGGCCAATGGGCTTGCAGCCGCAGGCAGCCCCGTGTTCCTGTGCGCCCTGTCCCCCCTGGGGCAGCTGCTGCAGGACCACTACGGCTGGCGGGGTGGCTTCCTCATCCTGGGTGGCCTGCTGCTCAACTGCTGTGTGTGCGCTGCGCTCATGAGGCCCCTGGAGGCGCCCAAGCCAGGTTCGAGGCCAGGGCCCCAGCGGCCATCCAGGCGGCTGCTGGACCTGAGTGTCTTTAGGGACCGTGGCTTTGTGATCTACGCTGTGGCCGCCTCCATCATGGTGCTGGGGCTCTTTGTGCCACCTGTGTTCGTGGTGAGCTATGCCAAGGACCTGGGCGTGCCCGACACCCAGGCTGCCTTCCTGCTCACCATCCTGGGCTTCATCGACATCTTCGCCCGGCCCACCGCTGGCTTCATCACGGGGCTCAAGAAGGTGCGGCCCTACTCTGTCTACCTCTTCAGCTTTGCCATGTTCTTCAACGGCTTCACCGACCTCACGGGATCCACAGCCAGTGACTACGGTGGCTTGGTGGTCTTCTGCATCTTCTTCGGCATCTCCTACGGCATGGTGGGGGCCCTGCAGTTTGAAGTGCTCATGGCCATTGTGGGCACCCACAAATTCTCCAGTGCCATTGGTCTTGTGCTCCTGCTGGAGGCTGTGGCCGTGCTCATTGGGCCCCCGTCGGGAG GCAAGCTCCTGGATGCAACGCACGTCTACCAGTACGTGTTCCTCCTGGCAGGGGCCGAGGTGGTGACCTCCTCCTTCGTGCTGGTGTTGGGCAACTTCTTCTGCATCGGTAGGAGGCCCAAGGCGGCTGCGGAGGAGGAGGAGCACCACAAGCCCCCCCCAGACGCAGACGTAAGAGTGGACTCACGGGAGGTGGAACACTTCCTGAAGGCAGAGCCTGAGAAAAATGGGGAGGTCGTTCACACCCCGGAAACAAGCGTTTGA
- the SLC16A3 gene encoding monocarboxylate transporter 4 isoform X1 produces the protein MCGLLNVIPREPCGTLLLLPSSAQLSAAWGCGTLTGPSGAAPGASSDPEAGTRTLPESWFTAHRRWAETRASVGSGAGWTEQAPGLRTVLPSPHLHREADSLLGTASIWDVQRALLAMGGAVVDEGPTGIKAPDGGWGWAVLLGCFVITGFSYAFPKAVSVFFKELIREFGIGYSDTAWISSILLAMLYGTGPLCSVCVNRFGCRPVMLAGGLLASLGMVSASFCGSIIQLYLTTGVITGLGLALNFQPSLIMLNRYFNKRRPMANGLAAAGSPVFLCALSPLGQLLQDHYGWRGGFLILGGLLLNCCVCAALMRPLEAPKPGSRPGPQRPSRRLLDLSVFRDRGFVIYAVAASIMVLGLFVPPVFVVSYAKDLGVPDTQAAFLLTILGFIDIFARPTAGFITGLKKVRPYSVYLFSFAMFFNGFTDLTGSTASDYGGLVVFCIFFGISYGMVGALQFEVLMAIVGTHKFSSAIGLVLLLEAVAVLIGPPSGGKLLDATHVYQYVFLLAGAEVVTSSFVLVLGNFFCIGRRPKAAAEEEEHHKPPPDADVRVDSREVEHFLKAEPEKNGEVVHTPETSV, from the exons ATGTGTGGTCTGCTGAACGTCATTCCTAGGGAGCCCTGTGGCACACTCCTCCTCCTGCCGTCCTCTGCTCAGctctcagctgcctggggttgTGGGACCTTGACGGGACCTTCGGGGGCAGCCCCTGGAGCCTCGTCTGACCCAGAAGCAGGCACACGCACCCTACCTG AGAGCTGGTTTACAGCGCACCGCCGGTGGGCAGAGACCCGTGCTTCTGTGGGCAGCGGAGCAGGCTGGACTGAACAAGCCCCAGGTCTCAGGActgtcctcccttccccacacctGCATCGGGAGGCAGACTCTCTCCTTGGAACAGCTTCTATCTG ggACGTGCAACGAGCCCTCCTGGCCATGGGAGGGGCCGTGGTTGACGAGGGCCCGACTGGCATCAAGGCTCCggatgggggctggggctgggcggTCCTCTTGGGCTGTTTTGTCATCACGGGCTTCTCGTACGCCTTCCCCAAGGCGGTCAGTGTCTTCTTCAAGGAGCTCATACGTGAGTTTGGGATCGGCTACAGTGACACAGCCTGGATCTCCTCCATCCTGCTGGCCATGTTGTACGGGACAG GCCCGCTCTGCAGCGTGTGTGTGAATCGCTTTGGCTGCCGGCCCGTCATGCTTGCGGGAGGCCTGCTGGCGTCCCTGGGCATGGTGTCTGCGTCCTTCTGCGGAAGCATCATCCAGCTCTACCTCACCACGGGGGTCATTACCG GCTTGGGTTTGGCGCTCAACTTCCAGCCCTCCCTCATCATGCTCAACCGCTACTTTAACAAGCGGCGCCCCATGGCCAATGGGCTTGCAGCCGCAGGCAGCCCCGTGTTCCTGTGCGCCCTGTCCCCCCTGGGGCAGCTGCTGCAGGACCACTACGGCTGGCGGGGTGGCTTCCTCATCCTGGGTGGCCTGCTGCTCAACTGCTGTGTGTGCGCTGCGCTCATGAGGCCCCTGGAGGCGCCCAAGCCAGGTTCGAGGCCAGGGCCCCAGCGGCCATCCAGGCGGCTGCTGGACCTGAGTGTCTTTAGGGACCGTGGCTTTGTGATCTACGCTGTGGCCGCCTCCATCATGGTGCTGGGGCTCTTTGTGCCACCTGTGTTCGTGGTGAGCTATGCCAAGGACCTGGGCGTGCCCGACACCCAGGCTGCCTTCCTGCTCACCATCCTGGGCTTCATCGACATCTTCGCCCGGCCCACCGCTGGCTTCATCACGGGGCTCAAGAAGGTGCGGCCCTACTCTGTCTACCTCTTCAGCTTTGCCATGTTCTTCAACGGCTTCACCGACCTCACGGGATCCACAGCCAGTGACTACGGTGGCTTGGTGGTCTTCTGCATCTTCTTCGGCATCTCCTACGGCATGGTGGGGGCCCTGCAGTTTGAAGTGCTCATGGCCATTGTGGGCACCCACAAATTCTCCAGTGCCATTGGTCTTGTGCTCCTGCTGGAGGCTGTGGCCGTGCTCATTGGGCCCCCGTCGGGAG GCAAGCTCCTGGATGCAACGCACGTCTACCAGTACGTGTTCCTCCTGGCAGGGGCCGAGGTGGTGACCTCCTCCTTCGTGCTGGTGTTGGGCAACTTCTTCTGCATCGGTAGGAGGCCCAAGGCGGCTGCGGAGGAGGAGGAGCACCACAAGCCCCCCCCAGACGCAGACGTAAGAGTGGACTCACGGGAGGTGGAACACTTCCTGAAGGCAGAGCCTGAGAAAAATGGGGAGGTCGTTCACACCCCGGAAACAAGCGTTTGA
- the SLC16A3 gene encoding monocarboxylate transporter 4 isoform X3: protein MGGAVVDEGPTGIKAPDGGWGWAVLLGCFVITGFSYAFPKAVSVFFKELIREFGIGYSDTAWISSILLAMLYGTGPLCSVCVNRFGCRPVMLAGGLLASLGMVSASFCGSIIQLYLTTGVITGLGLALNFQPSLIMLNRYFNKRRPMANGLAAAGSPVFLCALSPLGQLLQDHYGWRGGFLILGGLLLNCCVCAALMRPLEAPKPGSRPGPQRPSRRLLDLSVFRDRGFVIYAVAASIMVLGLFVPPVFVVSYAKDLGVPDTQAAFLLTILGFIDIFARPTAGFITGLKKVRPYSVYLFSFAMFFNGFTDLTGSTASDYGGLVVFCIFFGISYGMVGALQFEVLMAIVGTHKFSSAIGLVLLLEAVAVLIGPPSGGKLLDATHVYQYVFLLAGAEVVTSSFVLVLGNFFCIGRRPKAAAEEEEHHKPPPDADVRVDSREVEHFLKAEPEKNGEVVHTPETSV, encoded by the exons ATGGGAGGGGCCGTGGTTGACGAGGGCCCGACTGGCATCAAGGCTCCggatgggggctggggctgggcggTCCTCTTGGGCTGTTTTGTCATCACGGGCTTCTCGTACGCCTTCCCCAAGGCGGTCAGTGTCTTCTTCAAGGAGCTCATACGTGAGTTTGGGATCGGCTACAGTGACACAGCCTGGATCTCCTCCATCCTGCTGGCCATGTTGTACGGGACAG GCCCGCTCTGCAGCGTGTGTGTGAATCGCTTTGGCTGCCGGCCCGTCATGCTTGCGGGAGGCCTGCTGGCGTCCCTGGGCATGGTGTCTGCGTCCTTCTGCGGAAGCATCATCCAGCTCTACCTCACCACGGGGGTCATTACCG GCTTGGGTTTGGCGCTCAACTTCCAGCCCTCCCTCATCATGCTCAACCGCTACTTTAACAAGCGGCGCCCCATGGCCAATGGGCTTGCAGCCGCAGGCAGCCCCGTGTTCCTGTGCGCCCTGTCCCCCCTGGGGCAGCTGCTGCAGGACCACTACGGCTGGCGGGGTGGCTTCCTCATCCTGGGTGGCCTGCTGCTCAACTGCTGTGTGTGCGCTGCGCTCATGAGGCCCCTGGAGGCGCCCAAGCCAGGTTCGAGGCCAGGGCCCCAGCGGCCATCCAGGCGGCTGCTGGACCTGAGTGTCTTTAGGGACCGTGGCTTTGTGATCTACGCTGTGGCCGCCTCCATCATGGTGCTGGGGCTCTTTGTGCCACCTGTGTTCGTGGTGAGCTATGCCAAGGACCTGGGCGTGCCCGACACCCAGGCTGCCTTCCTGCTCACCATCCTGGGCTTCATCGACATCTTCGCCCGGCCCACCGCTGGCTTCATCACGGGGCTCAAGAAGGTGCGGCCCTACTCTGTCTACCTCTTCAGCTTTGCCATGTTCTTCAACGGCTTCACCGACCTCACGGGATCCACAGCCAGTGACTACGGTGGCTTGGTGGTCTTCTGCATCTTCTTCGGCATCTCCTACGGCATGGTGGGGGCCCTGCAGTTTGAAGTGCTCATGGCCATTGTGGGCACCCACAAATTCTCCAGTGCCATTGGTCTTGTGCTCCTGCTGGAGGCTGTGGCCGTGCTCATTGGGCCCCCGTCGGGAG GCAAGCTCCTGGATGCAACGCACGTCTACCAGTACGTGTTCCTCCTGGCAGGGGCCGAGGTGGTGACCTCCTCCTTCGTGCTGGTGTTGGGCAACTTCTTCTGCATCGGTAGGAGGCCCAAGGCGGCTGCGGAGGAGGAGGAGCACCACAAGCCCCCCCCAGACGCAGACGTAAGAGTGGACTCACGGGAGGTGGAACACTTCCTGAAGGCAGAGCCTGAGAAAAATGGGGAGGTCGTTCACACCCCGGAAACAAGCGTTTGA